Proteins found in one Candidatus Bathyanammoxibius amoris genomic segment:
- a CDS encoding head-tail adaptor protein: protein MGARSRMTLRADVERNQETGVDGTNQPLKPDWQALATVACWVYSKARREVVDGKKVAVVEDLRAMVPLSTDITEKDKIAQIIDRSGNVIYAGPLGIESVQRKHTHLELMLKAVE, encoded by the coding sequence ATGGGTGCCCGTTCCCGGATGACCTTGCGTGCAGATGTCGAGCGGAATCAGGAGACGGGGGTTGATGGAACGAATCAACCGTTGAAACCTGACTGGCAGGCGTTGGCGACCGTGGCCTGCTGGGTGTATAGCAAGGCCCGGCGTGAAGTGGTGGACGGAAAGAAGGTGGCCGTGGTTGAGGACCTGCGTGCAATGGTGCCGTTGAGTACGGACATAACGGAGAAGGACAAAATTGCCCAGATAATCGACAGGTCAGGCAATGTTATTTACGCGGGACCTTTGGGGATTGAATCGGTGCAGCGGAAACATACGCACCTGGAACTAATGCTGAAAGCGGTTGAATGA
- a CDS encoding phage major capsid protein: protein MNALVEKRNELEEKNKVLAKVFKEAGAEMDLEKVESLEGTTREKAAKVKEMNDELTDLGKEVEELFEVEKAEKATKAREELMAKGKEIILPGGDGAASGPQGPVKSIGQMFVESPAYLERHARKEAVLEMEVKALFETTAGWAPESIRTGRIVEIATRPIQITDLIPAGQTGQNSIKYMEETTMTNAAAEVAQGGAYAEAALVLTEKSSPVEKVGVLLPITDEQLEDVAQASSYVDNRLRFMLQQRVDSQILVGDGVSPNLKGILNVSGIQTQAKGADPVPDAIYKAMTLVRVTGRAQPNAVILHPNDWQGVRLLRTADGLYIWGSPSETGPERIWGRSVIQSDAITENTGLVGDYQNFIELVARRGIEVKVSDSHSDFFSKGKKAIRADVRVALPTYRPAAFCTVTGI from the coding sequence GTGAACGCATTGGTTGAAAAAAGGAATGAGTTAGAAGAGAAGAACAAAGTGCTGGCCAAGGTGTTTAAAGAGGCCGGCGCTGAAATGGACCTTGAAAAGGTCGAGTCTCTCGAAGGTACTACGAGAGAGAAGGCCGCCAAGGTCAAGGAGATGAACGATGAGCTTACCGACCTGGGCAAAGAGGTTGAAGAGCTTTTCGAGGTGGAGAAGGCCGAAAAAGCCACAAAGGCCAGAGAAGAGCTCATGGCAAAGGGTAAGGAGATAATCCTGCCCGGCGGCGATGGTGCAGCCTCTGGTCCGCAGGGCCCGGTGAAAAGTATCGGGCAGATGTTTGTGGAGTCTCCGGCATATCTGGAGCGGCACGCGCGGAAAGAAGCTGTCTTGGAGATGGAGGTAAAGGCTCTATTTGAGACTACGGCAGGCTGGGCTCCTGAGAGTATACGGACCGGTCGCATAGTGGAGATAGCCACCAGGCCCATTCAGATAACGGACCTGATACCCGCCGGCCAGACCGGGCAGAACTCCATCAAGTACATGGAAGAGACGACGATGACAAACGCCGCCGCAGAGGTTGCACAAGGTGGCGCTTACGCAGAGGCTGCGCTGGTGCTGACAGAGAAGTCCTCTCCCGTGGAAAAGGTCGGTGTGCTGCTGCCGATAACGGACGAGCAGCTTGAGGACGTTGCCCAGGCCTCGTCCTATGTAGACAACCGGCTGCGCTTCATGCTCCAGCAGAGGGTTGACAGTCAGATACTCGTAGGGGACGGCGTTTCGCCGAACCTCAAGGGGATCCTCAACGTCTCTGGTATTCAGACCCAGGCCAAAGGTGCGGACCCTGTACCGGATGCAATCTACAAGGCCATGACATTGGTCAGGGTGACGGGTCGTGCACAGCCTAATGCCGTTATCCTTCACCCAAACGACTGGCAGGGTGTACGGTTACTGCGTACAGCAGACGGCCTCTACATCTGGGGCAGCCCCTCAGAGACAGGTCCTGAGAGGATATGGGGACGTAGTGTCATACAGTCCGATGCCATAACCGAAAATACCGGACTGGTCGGCGATTACCAGAACTTTATAGAGTTAGTCGCCAGGCGCGGCATCGAGGTGAAGGTGTCGGATTCCCACAGTGATTTTTTCAGCAAGGGCAAGAAGGCAATCCGTGCGGATGTCAGAGTGGCCCTGCCTACTTACAGGCCCGCGGCATTCTGCACAGTTACAGGCATTTAA
- a CDS encoding HK97 family phage prohead protease encodes MEMERKNFKLKELTDKGEGSAIIATLNVIDSDGDVTLPGAFGVQTVKVLPAHNWMNVPLGKAVTREKDDKVIADFQLNLDIPDAKDWYSALKFDLEHGESIQEWSYGYNVKEHEEGEHNGQQVRFLKLIEAFEISPVLKGAGVGTQTLMVKENMEYFKQAEQTLADVIALVERSEELASLRAKDGRSLNAANKERLEKVLASLADVETRIKTLLEDGGSGEEAVKLFAEYQRTKHELNLAGILP; translated from the coding sequence ATGGAGATGGAAAGAAAGAATTTTAAACTCAAAGAGCTTACAGATAAAGGCGAAGGCAGCGCCATAATCGCAACGCTGAACGTTATTGACAGTGACGGCGATGTCACATTGCCGGGGGCCTTTGGTGTCCAGACGGTCAAAGTATTACCGGCTCATAACTGGATGAATGTCCCTTTAGGTAAAGCGGTCACAAGAGAAAAAGATGACAAGGTAATAGCGGATTTTCAACTCAACCTTGACATCCCGGATGCAAAGGACTGGTACAGCGCTCTCAAATTCGACTTGGAACATGGGGAATCTATACAGGAATGGTCTTACGGTTACAACGTAAAAGAGCATGAGGAAGGAGAACACAACGGTCAACAGGTCCGGTTTTTGAAGTTAATAGAGGCGTTTGAAATATCGCCGGTGCTTAAAGGCGCTGGTGTGGGCACGCAGACTTTGATGGTCAAGGAAAATATGGAATATTTTAAACAGGCAGAGCAGACGCTTGCGGATGTCATAGCCTTGGTGGAACGTTCTGAGGAGCTTGCTTCCTTAAGGGCGAAGGACGGGCGGAGTCTCAATGCTGCCAATAAGGAGAGGCTTGAGAAGGTTCTCGCATCGCTTGCCGATGTGGAGACGAGAATCAAGACACTTCTGGAGGACGGCGGCAGTGGAGAGGAAGCCGTGAAGTTGTTTGCCGAATACCAGCGCACAAAACATGAGCTGAATTTGGCGGGGATTTTACCTTAA